A part of Mesotoga infera genomic DNA contains:
- a CDS encoding ABC transporter permease: MSGNTLARELRASWAFIERNFNFTKRYWKWEVVFFVYTMANSVTMGFIGKGVESFSGTKLNTSYLILYMLLGSILWGYLSILFEIVAETVAWERWEETIEYTFMAPVRRATHLLSTCGYAILYGILRSGLILLVVSVFFDLNLSSANLLSAAGILAVSSFSFVGLGIVAAVLPLISPEKGVQVVHIFQALLLMFSGVYYEIDVLPVWMQQVGKLSPANYALRGMRASILEGKTIPEMSNDVWPLIFLGALLLPSGLLFFRRMESWAKRKGVLKRSG; the protein is encoded by the coding sequence ATGAGTGGAAATACACTGGCCCGAGAGCTTCGCGCCTCTTGGGCCTTTATCGAACGCAATTTCAACTTCACAAAGAGGTACTGGAAATGGGAAGTTGTCTTCTTTGTCTACACTATGGCAAACTCGGTGACAATGGGTTTCATCGGAAAGGGAGTTGAGTCTTTTTCGGGAACTAAGCTTAACACAAGCTACTTGATCCTCTATATGTTGCTTGGTTCCATACTCTGGGGCTATCTCTCCATTCTCTTCGAAATAGTGGCCGAGACCGTCGCCTGGGAAAGATGGGAGGAGACAATCGAGTACACGTTTATGGCGCCTGTTAGGAGAGCTACTCACTTACTGAGTACTTGCGGCTATGCTATTCTCTACGGAATACTGAGAAGTGGACTCATTCTGCTCGTTGTTTCGGTCTTCTTTGATCTGAACCTGAGCAGTGCTAATCTCCTGTCAGCAGCTGGAATTCTTGCAGTATCAAGCTTCTCGTTTGTGGGATTGGGAATAGTCGCCGCAGTGTTGCCGTTGATTTCGCCGGAGAAGGGAGTGCAGGTAGTGCACATCTTTCAAGCCTTGCTTCTGATGTTCTCGGGAGTCTACTATGAAATCGACGTTCTGCCAGTTTGGATGCAACAGGTCGGCAAGCTGTCTCCGGCTAATTATGCACTTAGAGGCATGCGCGCATCGATTCTTGAAGGCAAAACCATCCCCGAAATGAGTAATGATGTTTGGCCCTTAATCTTTCTGGGCGCTCTTCTCCTGCCGTCGGGTCTTCTCTTCTTCAGAAGAATGGAATCATGGGCGAAGAGAAAAGGTGTGCTGAAGAGAAGCGGCTAA